A section of the Etheostoma cragini isolate CJK2018 chromosome 12, CSU_Ecrag_1.0, whole genome shotgun sequence genome encodes:
- the LOC117954123 gene encoding myosin-7-like — protein MGDAEMSVFGPAAPYLRKSDKERMEASTRLFDIKKECFVPDPVEEFVKATISSRDGDKVTVETQNGKTVVVKESQVLQQNPPKFDKIEDMAMLTFLHEPAVLFNLKERYAAWMIYTYSGLFCVTVNPYKWLPVYNQEVVVAYRGKKRAEAPPHIFSISDNAYQYMLSDRENQSILITGESGAGKTVNTKRVIQYFASIAASGVKKDPNAKDKGTLEDQIIQANPALEAFGNAKTIRNDNSSRFGKFIRIHFDARGKLASADIETYLLEKSRVTFQLKAERDYHIFYQILSNKKPELLEMLLITNNPYDYAFISQGETQVASIDDAEELMATDSAFDVLGFTQEEKNSVYKLTGAIMHHGNMKFKTKQREEQAEADGTEDADKVAYLMGLNSADLIKGLCHPRVKVGNEWVTKGQSVAQVNYAIGALSKAVYEKMFLWMVIRINQSLETKQPRQYFIGVLDIAGFEIFDFNTFEQLCINFTNEKLQQFFNHHMFVLEQEEYKKEGIEWTFIDFGMDLQACIDLIEKPMGIMSILEEECMFPKASDTTFKTKLYDNHLGKSANFQKPRVVKGKPEAHFALMHYAGTVDYNINNWLVKNKDPLNETVVGLYQKSNLKVLSVLFANYAGAEAALGDEVKKEKKKKGSSFQTVSALHRENLNKLMTNLRSTHPHFVRCIIPNETKTPGAMENPLVMHQLRCNGVLEGIRICRKGFPNRILYGDFKQRYRILNPAAIPEGQFMDSRKGAEKLLGSLDIDHNQYKFGHTKVFFKAGLLGLLEEMRDERLSKIITGIQARSRGLLSRVEYQKMVERREALLVIQWNVRSFMGVKNWPWMKLFFKIKPLLRSAEAEKEMANMKEEFLKLKEAYAKSEARRKELEEKMVSLLQEKNDLQLQVQAEQDNLGDAEERCEGLIKNKIQLEAKAKELTERLEDEEEMNAELTAKKRKLEDECSELKKDIDDLELTLAKVEKEKHATENKVKNLAEEMAALDDIIAKLTKEKKALQEAHQQTLDDLQSEEDKVNTLTKAKTKLEQQVDDLEGSLEQEKKIRMDLERSKRKLEGDLKLTQETVMDLENDKQQLEERLKKKDFEVSQLNSKIEDEQAITIQLQKKIKELQARVEELEEELEAERAARAKVEKQRADLARELEEISERLEEAGGATSAQIEMNKKREAEFLKLRRDLEEATLQHEATAATLRKKQADSVADLGEQIDNLQRVKQKLEKEKSELRLELDDVVSNMEHVAKSKINLEKTCRTLEDQMNEYRTRCDEYQRSISDYTTQKAKLQAENDDFSRQLEEKESLISQLTRGKNSYNQQLEDLKRQLEEEIKAKNALAHAVQSARHDCDLLREQYEEEQEAKAELQRNMSKANSEVAQWRTKYETDAIQRTEELEEAKKKLAQRLQDAEEAVEAVNAKCSSLEKTKHRLQNEIEDLMVDVERSNSAAAALDKKQRNFDKVLSEWKQKYEECQCELESSQKEARSLSTELFKLKNSYEECLDQLETMKRENKNLQEEISDLTEQLGEGGKTVHELEKVRKQIEQEKSEIQSALEEAEGTLEHEEGKILRAQLEFNQMKADMERKLAEKDEEMEQCKRNLQRMIDTLQSSLEAECRSRNEALRLKKKMEGDLNEMEIQLSQANRQAAEAQKHLKSVHAHLKDAQLQLDDSLRYNDDLKENNAIVERRNTLLQAEVEELRSALEQTERGRKLAEQELLDVSERVQLLHSQNTSLMNHKKKLEADTVQLQTEVEDAVQECRNTEEKAKKAITDAAMMAEELKKEQDTSAHLERMKKNMEQTIKDLQHRLDEAEQIAMKGGKKQVQKLEARVRELENEVEIEQKKSIEAVKGVRKYERRIKELTYQTEEDRKNIARLQDLVDKLQLKVKAYKRAAEEAEEQANVHLGKFRKLQHEMEEAEERADIAESQVNKLRAKSRDAGSKKGFDEE, from the exons ACTGTGGTGGTCAAAGAGTCCCAGGTTCTGCAACAGAATCCTCCAAAGTTTGACAAGATCGAGGACATGGCAATGTTGACCTTCCTCCATGAACCAGCTGTGCTATTTAACCTCAAAGAGCGTTATGCAGCATGGATGATCTAT ACCTACTCTGGGCTCTTCTGTGTGACTGTCAACCCCTACAAGTGGCTGCCGGTCTACAACCAAGAGGTGGTTGTTGCCTATAGAGGAAAGAAGAGGGCTGAAGCTCCTCCTCATATCTTCTCCATCTCTGACAATGCCTACCAGTACATGCTGTCAG ACCGGGAAAACCAGTCCATTTTGATCAC TGGAGAATCTGGTGCAGGAAAGACTGTCAACACAAAGCGAGTCATCCAGTATTTTGCAAGTATTGCAGCTAGCGGTGTAAAGAAAGACCCCAATGCCAAGGACAAG GGTACGCTGGAGGATCAAATCATCCAGGCTAACCCTGCTTTAGAGGCCTTTGGGAATGCCAAGACCATCAGGAATGACAACTCCTCTAGATTT ggTAAATTCATCCGGATTCATTTTGATGCCAGGGGAAAGTTGGCCTCTGCTGACATTGAAACAT acCTTCTGGAGAAGTCTCGTGTGACTTTCCAGCTCAAGGCTGAAAGAGATTACCACATTTTTTACCAGATTCTCTCCAATAAGAAGCCTGAACTCCTGG AGATGCTGTTGATTACAAACAATCCCTACGACTATGCCTTCATCTCTCAAGGGGAAACCCAAGTGGCCTCTATTGATGATGCAGAGGAATTGATGGCAACAGAT AGTGCCTTTGATGTGTTGGGCTTCActcaagaggaaaaaaactctgTGTACAAGCTGACTGGTGCCATCATGCATCATGGCAACATGAAGTTCAAGACCAAGCAGCGTGAAGAGCAGGCAGAGGCTGATGGCACTGAAG ATGCTGACAAAGTTGCATATCTGATGGGCCTGAACTCGGCAGACCTCATCAAGGGTCTCTGTCACCCAAGAGTAAAAGTAGGGAATGAGTGGGTCACCAAGGGACAAAGTGTTGCTCAA GTGAACTATGCAATTGGAGCTCTATCCAAGGCGGTTTATGAAAAGATGTTCCTGTGGATGGTGATAAGAATCAACCAGTCACTAGAGACCAAGCAGCCTCGCCAATACTTCATTGGTGTCCTGGACATTGCTGGATTTGAGATCTTTGAT TTCAACACCTTTGAGCAGCTGTGCATCAACTTCACCAATGAAAAACTGCAACAGTTTTTCAACCACCACATGTTTGTGCTAGAGCAGGAAGAGTACAAGAAAGAGGGCATTGAATGGACTTTCATAGATTTTGGTATGGATTTGCAGGCCTGCATTGACCTAATTGAAAAG CCCATGGGTATCATGTCCATCCTTGAAGAGGAGTGCATGTTCCCCAAAGCCTCTGATACCACCTTTAAAACTAAGCTCTACGACAATCATCTGGGGAAATCTGCCAACTTCCAgaagcccagagttgttaaagGGAAACCAGAGGCCCATTTCGCCCTGATGCATTATGCTGGAACTGTTGATTATAATATCAACAACTGGCTGGTGAAGAACAAGGATCCTCTGAATGAGACCGTTGTAGGACTCTACCAGAAGTCTAATCTCAAGGTGTTATCTGTCCTCTTTGCAAATTACGCTGGAGCAGAAGCAG cttTGGGTGATGAAgtcaaaaaagagaagaagaagaagggatcATCATTTCAGACTGTGTCCGCTCTTCATAGG gaaaacctGAACAAGCTGATGACCAACTTGAGGTCGACTCACCCTCACTTTGTTCGCTGCATCATCCCCAATGAGACCAAAACTCCTGGGGCCATGGAGAACCCTCTGGTCATGCACCAGCTGCGCTGTAATGGTGTGCTGGAAGGCATCAGGATCTGCAGAAAGGGCTTCCCCAACAGGATCCTTTATGGAGATTTCAAACAGAG ataTCGCATCCTGAATCCTGCTGCCATCCCTGAGGGTCAGTTCATGGACAGCAGGAAGGGAGCTGAGAAACTTCTGGGTTCTCTGGATATTGATCACAATCAGTACAAGTTTGGACATACCAAG GTGTTCTTCAAGGCTGGTTTGCTGGGTCTGCTTGAGGAGATGAGAGATGAGCGTCTCTCCAAAATCATCACTGGTATTCAAGCCAGATCCCGTGGTCTTTTGTCACGTGTTGAATATCAGAAGATGGTGGAACGCAGAGAAGCATTATTAGTGATCCAATGGAATGTCCGTTCGTTTATGGGGGTGAAGAATTGGCCCTGGATGAAGCTGTTCTTCAAGATCAAACCGTTATTGAGATCTGCTGAGGCAGAAAAGGAGATGGCCAACATGAAGGAAGAATTCCTGAAGCTGAAAGAGGCTTATGCAAAATCTGAAGCACGAAGAAAAGAACTAGAGGAGAAAATGGTTTCTCTTCTTCAGGAGAAAAATGACCTGCAACTTCAAGTTCAAGCG GAGCAAGATAATCTTGGTGATGCTGAAGAAAGATGTGAGGGGTTGATTAAAAACAAGATTCAGCTGGAGGCAAAAGCCAAAGAGCTGACAGAAAGactggaggatgaggaggagatgaATGCTGAACTGACTGCTAAGAAGAGGAAGCTGGAGGATGAGTGCTCTGAGCTTAAGAAAGACATTGATGACTTAGAGTTAACTCTGGCTAAAGTAGAGAAAGAGAAGCACGCCACAGAGAACAAG GTGAAGAACCTGGCTGAAGAGATGGCTGCTCTGGATGATATCATTGCTAAGTTgaccaaagaaaagaaagcctTACAAGAAGCTCATCAGCAAACACTGGATGATCTACAGAGTGAAGAAGACAAAGTCAACACTCTGACCAAGGCCAAGACTAAGCTGGAGCAGCAAGTAGATGAT CTTGAAGGATCTCTTGAGCAAGAGAAGAAGATTCGAATGGACCTTGAAAGATCTAAGAGAAAGCTGGAGGGAGACTTAAAGTTGACCCAGGAGACTGTAATGGATTTAGAAAATGACAAGCAACAGCTGGAGGAGCGCCTGAAAAA AAAAGACTTTGAGGTCAGCCAGCTAAACAGCAAAATTGAAGATGAACAAGCCATAACCATTCAACTCCAGAAGAAGATAAAAGAGCTGCAG GCTCGTGTAGAGGAGCTTGAAGAGGAGCTTGAGGCAGAGCGAGCTGCCCGAGCCAAAGTggaaaaacagagagcagactTGGCCAGAGAGCTGGAGGAGATCAGTGAAAGGCTGGAGGAGGCTGGTGGAGCAACATCTGCCCAGATTGAAATGAACAAGAAGAGGGAGGCTGAGTTCCTGAAACTTCGCAGAGACCTTGAAGAGGCCACTCTGCAGCATGAAGCCACTGCTGCCACACTCAGGAAGAAACAAGCTGACAGTGTGGCTGACTTGGGAGAGCAGATTGATAACCTGCAGAGAGTCAAGCAGAAactggagaaggagaagagcgAGCTCAGACTGGAGCTGGATGATGTGGTCTCCAATATGGAACACGTAGCTAAGTCTAAG ATTAACTTGGAAAAGACCTGCAGAACTTTGGAGGatcaaatgaatgaatacagGACTAGGTGTGATGAATATCAAAGATCCATTAGTGACTACACGACCCAAAAAGCCAAGCTTCAAGCGGAGAATG ATGACTTTTCAAGACAGCTGGAGGAGAAAGAATCTCTTATTTCTCAGCTGACCAGAGGAAAGAATTCCTACAATCAACAACTTGAAGATCTAAAAAGACAACTAGAGGAGGAAATAAAG GCCAAGAATGCATTAGCCCATGCAGTGCAGTCTGCTCGACATGACTGTGACCTGCTCAGGGAGCAGTatgaggaggagcaggaggccaAGGCTGAATTGCAACGCAACATGTCCAAGGCCAACTCTGAGGTGGCTCAGTGGAGAACCAAGTACGAAACTGATGCCATCCAGAGAACTGAGGAACTGGAGGAGGCCAA aaagaaGCTGGCTCAGCGTCTGCAGGATGCTGAGGAGGCTGTGGAAGCAGTGAATGCTAAATGCTCGTCTCTGGAGAAGACCAAACACAGGCTGCAGAATGAGATTGAAGATCTAATGGTGGATGTGGAGAGGTCTaattctgctgctgctgctctggaCAAGAAGCAAAGAAACTTTGACAAA GTCCTGTCTGAGTGGAAACAGAAATATGAGGAGTGTCAGTGTGAGTTGGAGAGCTCTCAGAAGGAAGCCAGGTCACTGAGCACTGAGctcttcaaattaaaaaactcCTATGAAGAATGTCTAGACCAACTGGAGACCatgaagagagagaacaagaatCTTCAGG AGGAGATTTCTGACCTCACTGAGCAACTTGGTGAGGGAGGAAAAACTGTTCATGAGTTGGAAAAAGTCCGTAAGCAGATAGAGCAAGAAAAGAGTGAGATTCAGTCTGCCCTTGAGGAAGCAGAG GGTACTCTTGAGCATGAGGAGGGTAAGATACTAAGAGCCCAGCTTGAGTTCAACCAAATGAAAGCAGACATGGAGCGTAAACTAGCTGAGAAAGATGAGGAAATGGAGCAGTGCAAGAGGAACTTGCAGAGGATGATAGACACCCTGCAGAGCTCTCTTGAGGCTGAGTGTCGCAGCAGGAATGAGGCTCTCCGTTTGAAgaaaaagatggagggagaccTCAATGAGATGGAGATCCAGCTAAGCCAGGCCAACAGGCAAGCAGCTGAGGCCCAGAAACACCTCAAATCTGTTCATGCACATCTCAAG GATGCTCAGCTCCAGCTAGATGACTCTCTTCGATACAATGATGatctgaaagaaaacaatgcCATAGTTGAGAGACGCAACACCCTTCTTCAGGCCGAAGTGGAGGAGCTCAGGTCTGCTCTGGAGCAAACTGAGAGAGGTCGCAAACTTGCTGAGCAAGAGCTGCTGGACGTTAGTGAAAGGGTGCAGCTCCTGCACTCACAG AACACCAGCCTGATGAATCAcaagaagaagctggaggctGATACAGTCCAACTTCAGACAGAAGTAGAAGATGCTGTGCAGGAGTGCAGAAACACTGAGGAGAAGGCCAAGAAGGCCATTACAGATGCTGCCATGATGGCAGAGGAGCTGAAGAAAGAGCAGGACACCAGCGCTCATCTGGAGCGTATGAAGAAGAACATGGAGCAAACCATCAAAGACCTGCAGCACCGTCTGGATGAAGCTGAACAGATCGCCATGAAGGGAGGCAAGAAGCAGGTGCAGAAGCTAGAGGCCAGG GTGAGGGAACTGGAAAATGAGGTGGAAAtagagcagaaaaaaagcattgaagCTGTGAAGGGCGTCCGTAAATATGAGCGCCGTATCAAAGAACTTACCTATCAG ACTGAGGAGGATCGCAAGAATATTGCCCGACTCCAAGATCTGGTAGATAAGCTGCAGCTGAAAGTGAAAGCCTACAAGAGAGCTGCCGAGGAGGCT GAGGAACAGGCTAATGTTCATCTTGGCAAGTTCCGCAAACTTCAGCACGAGATGGAAGAAGCTGAAGAGAGAGCTGACATCGCTGAGTCTCAGGTCAACAAGCTGCGGGCGAAGAGCCGTGATGCTGGCTCCAAG AAAGGCTTTGATGAGGAGTGA